One Pleurocapsa sp. PCC 7327 DNA segment encodes these proteins:
- the thiD gene encoding bifunctional hydroxymethylpyrimidine kinase/phosphomethylpyrimidine kinase, whose product MSKVPIALTIAGSDSGGGAGIQADLRTFAFHCVHGMSAITCVTAQNTLGVTRVEAMSPAAVAAQIEAVMSDIGANAAKTGMLLNREIIETVAEQVEKWQLKQLVIDPVMVSRTGAQLIDDDAIASLRDKLIPKALIVTPNRYEAQLLSGLEINTLEDMKAAAQMVHKLGAGVVLVKGGGMMGEWRGVDVWFDGEHWETLTTETVDTSNTHGTGCTLSAAIAANLALGKDLWLAVEQAKNYVTTALKYALDIGRGTGPVGHFFPLRLEKNS is encoded by the coding sequence ATGAGTAAAGTTCCTATTGCTCTAACGATCGCTGGCTCCGATAGCGGTGGCGGTGCGGGAATCCAGGCGGATTTGCGCACTTTTGCGTTTCACTGCGTCCACGGCATGAGCGCGATTACCTGCGTGACGGCGCAAAATACGCTAGGCGTGACGCGAGTAGAGGCAATGAGTCCAGCCGCAGTAGCCGCTCAAATTGAGGCAGTGATGAGCGATATTGGAGCCAATGCGGCGAAAACGGGAATGTTGTTAAATCGAGAGATTATTGAAACGGTCGCCGAACAAGTTGAAAAGTGGCAACTGAAGCAGTTGGTCATCGATCCAGTGATGGTATCGCGCACGGGTGCCCAGTTAATCGACGACGACGCGATCGCGAGTTTACGCGATAAATTAATTCCTAAAGCGTTAATCGTTACGCCAAATCGCTATGAGGCACAGCTTTTAAGCGGCTTGGAAATTAATACCCTCGAAGATATGAAAGCAGCTGCCCAAATGGTGCATAAATTGGGAGCAGGGGTAGTTTTAGTCAAAGGGGGCGGTATGATGGGAGAATGGCGAGGGGTTGATGTTTGGTTTGATGGCGAGCATTGGGAAACTTTAACGACGGAAACCGTCGATACCTCTAATACTCACGGAACGGGCTGTACCCTTTCGGCAGCGATCGCGGCTAATTTAGCCTTGGGCAAAGATCTTTGGCTCGCAGTCGAGCAGGCGAAGAACTACGTGACGACAGCCTTAAAGTATGCTCTCGATATCGGTCGAGGCACGGGTCCAGTGGGGCACTTTTTCCCGTTACGCTTAGAGAAAAATAGCTAA
- the ftsZ gene encoding cell division protein FtsZ gives MTLDNELRPIHQSLNSISEPPAKEDNHYPLNSAGLPLYRTERIPGKPREEFRSDQIVPSNVAKIKVIGVGGGGCNAVNRMIESGVSGIEFWAINTDAQALSQSEAPQRLQIGQKLTRGLGAGGNPAIGQKAAEESREEIAHALENTDLVFITAGMGGGTGTGAAPIVAEVAKEIGCLTVGVVTRPFTFEGRRRNSHAEEGVSNLQSRVDTLIVIPNNQLLAVANAETPMQEAFRMADDILRQGVQGISDIITIPGLINVDFADVRAIMADAGSALMGIGIGTGKSRAKEGAIAAISSPLLESSIEGAKGVILNITGGHDLTLHEVNAAADIIYEIVDPNANIIFGAVIDEKMQGEIRITAIATGFSGEIQAGAKSQVRTTVNPVNPTTPQPEPEPPPNKPGGLDIPPFLQKRRFQR, from the coding sequence ATGACACTTGATAATGAATTAAGACCGATCCATCAGAGCTTAAATAGTATTAGCGAACCTCCAGCAAAAGAGGATAATCACTATCCCCTCAACTCGGCTGGGTTACCCTTGTATCGAACCGAGCGGATCCCTGGGAAACCTAGGGAAGAATTTAGGAGTGACCAAATCGTGCCAAGTAACGTTGCCAAAATCAAAGTCATCGGTGTTGGCGGAGGTGGATGCAATGCCGTCAATCGCATGATCGAAAGCGGCGTTTCTGGAATTGAGTTTTGGGCAATTAATACGGATGCCCAAGCCCTATCGCAATCAGAAGCTCCCCAACGCTTACAAATCGGACAAAAATTGACCAGAGGTCTCGGCGCTGGAGGCAATCCGGCAATTGGGCAAAAAGCGGCTGAAGAATCGCGCGAAGAAATCGCCCATGCCCTAGAAAACACCGACCTGGTTTTCATCACGGCAGGCATGGGAGGAGGAACTGGGACGGGAGCTGCTCCGATCGTCGCTGAAGTGGCAAAGGAAATAGGCTGTCTGACGGTTGGGGTGGTCACTCGTCCTTTTACCTTTGAAGGTCGTCGCCGCAACAGTCACGCAGAAGAAGGCGTTAGCAACTTACAAAGCAGAGTCGATACTCTGATTGTCATTCCCAACAATCAATTGCTTGCGGTCGCTAATGCGGAAACTCCCATGCAAGAAGCCTTTCGGATGGCTGACGATATTCTGCGGCAAGGGGTGCAAGGGATCTCGGATATCATTACGATTCCCGGGCTGATCAACGTTGACTTTGCCGATGTCAGAGCGATTATGGCAGACGCGGGTTCGGCATTGATGGGGATCGGCATAGGCACGGGTAAATCGAGGGCAAAAGAAGGCGCGATCGCAGCGATTTCTTCTCCCCTACTAGAGTCTTCTATTGAAGGCGCTAAAGGCGTGATTTTAAACATTACTGGCGGTCACGATTTGACCCTGCACGAAGTTAATGCGGCGGCAGATATTATCTATGAAATCGTCGATCCCAACGCTAACATTATTTTCGGGGCGGTAATCGACGAGAAAATGCAGGGCGAAATCCGAATTACGGCGATCGCGACCGGATTTTCCGGCGAAATCCAAGCTGGTGCGAAAAGTCAAGTGAGGACAACCGTTAATCCAGTCAATCCAACGACACCTCAACCCGAACCAGAACCACCACCGAATAAGCCGGGCGGTTTAGACATTCCTCCGTTCCTGCAAAAACGGCGTTTTCAACGCTAG
- a CDS encoding cell division protein FtsQ/DivIB codes for MTDIASVSSAQLKSRRQKLQGRRRLKALQAIWRFCAIAATAGGSLWIVTLPQWIVGKQSLEIVGNRLVSQEQIRELIPLEKPQSVWQLPTQQIIARLKATPPIADAEITRQILPPKLTVEVTERQPVAVAVSGREVGFIDAQGIFIPKSFYEQAGQNWKVPTLKVIGYRDLYRQQWTQLYSLVARSPVKVLEVDWRNANNLVLNTELGTVYFGSFTERFPEQLSVLAQMRQLPSRIPSARMTYIDLSDPAFPTIQLNSPKSDRQDPSSVRN; via the coding sequence ATGACAGATATAGCATCTGTTTCCTCAGCGCAGTTAAAAAGTCGTCGGCAAAAACTGCAAGGCAGAAGAAGATTGAAGGCTTTACAAGCAATTTGGCGTTTTTGTGCGATCGCGGCTACGGCTGGCGGTTCGCTGTGGATCGTCACATTGCCCCAATGGATAGTCGGCAAACAATCGCTGGAGATAGTAGGAAATCGATTGGTTTCTCAAGAGCAAATTCGCGAGCTGATTCCTCTAGAAAAACCTCAGTCCGTCTGGCAACTGCCAACGCAACAGATTATCGCCCGACTCAAAGCCACGCCTCCCATCGCCGACGCTGAAATTACCCGTCAAATTCTGCCGCCTAAATTGACCGTCGAAGTAACCGAACGTCAACCCGTAGCCGTTGCCGTATCCGGTCGGGAAGTCGGGTTTATAGATGCCCAAGGCATTTTTATCCCTAAAAGCTTCTACGAGCAAGCGGGTCAAAATTGGAAAGTCCCAACGCTTAAAGTCATTGGTTATCGGGATCTCTATCGCCAGCAGTGGACGCAATTGTATTCGCTCGTCGCTCGTTCTCCTGTAAAGGTTCTAGAAGTCGATTGGCGAAATGCTAACAATCTCGTTCTCAACACGGAGTTGGGGACGGTTTATTTTGGTTCCTTTACCGAACGATTTCCCGAACAATTATCGGTTTTGGCTCAAATGCGCCAGTTGCCATCGCGAATTCCCAGCGCTCGAATGACTTATATCGATTTGAGCGATCCAGCTTTCCCTACCATCCAACTAAACTCGCCAAAAAGCGATCGCCAAGATCCCTCTTCTGTTAGGAACTAA
- the ctpC gene encoding carboxyl-terminal processing protease CtpC, with the protein MVITKRGLVLGATAVVLTTVAVTGAGLRLSQSQAFFQESPKELVDEVWQIINRTYVDGTFNKVDWRAIRNEYLGREYANKEQAYKAIREMLEKLGDPYTRFMDPEEFQNMQIDTSGELTGVGIQLAKDEETGELTVIAPIEDTPAYKAGILAKDVIVKIDGKSTKGMEVDQAVKLIRGKPDTQVTITVKRGDREIDYPLTRARIEIHPVRAHIEDTPAGKIGYIRLTQFSAQASEEMRQAIQNFEKQKVVGYMLDLRSNPGGLLYSSIDIARMWLDEGTIVSTVDRQGEVERQRANGSALTDKPLVVLVDGGSASASEILSGALQDNKRAIVVGTKTFGKGLVQSVRGLGDGSGLAVTIAKYLTPSGRDINKHGIDPNVVHELSDQQRKTLQKDRTQIGTFNDPQFVKAFDVLKQEIAKKTPAPQATNQSSN; encoded by the coding sequence ATGGTCATTACAAAACGCGGACTTGTTCTGGGCGCTACAGCAGTCGTACTGACAACAGTCGCCGTAACGGGAGCGGGTCTTCGCCTTTCACAAAGTCAAGCATTTTTTCAGGAAAGCCCGAAAGAGTTAGTCGATGAAGTTTGGCAAATCATCAATCGAACCTATGTCGATGGCACATTTAATAAGGTAGATTGGCGAGCTATCCGCAACGAGTACTTAGGGAGAGAGTATGCTAACAAAGAACAAGCATACAAAGCTATTCGGGAAATGCTGGAGAAACTTGGCGATCCCTACACTCGATTTATGGATCCAGAAGAGTTCCAAAACATGCAAATCGATACTTCTGGAGAATTGACGGGAGTAGGCATTCAACTGGCAAAAGATGAGGAAACAGGCGAGCTGACAGTCATAGCTCCGATAGAAGATACTCCAGCCTACAAAGCAGGAATTTTAGCAAAAGATGTCATTGTTAAAATTGATGGCAAAAGTACCAAGGGAATGGAAGTCGATCAAGCCGTGAAGCTGATTCGAGGAAAGCCCGATACTCAAGTCACCATTACCGTCAAGCGAGGCGATCGCGAAATTGATTATCCTCTCACTAGAGCACGAATCGAAATTCATCCAGTACGCGCTCACATTGAAGATACGCCAGCCGGAAAAATTGGTTACATTCGCCTGACTCAGTTTAGTGCTCAAGCTAGCGAGGAAATGCGCCAAGCAATTCAAAACTTTGAAAAACAAAAGGTAGTAGGTTATATGCTCGACCTACGGTCTAATCCTGGCGGTCTGTTGTACTCTAGCATTGACATCGCTCGGATGTGGCTCGATGAGGGAACGATCGTATCGACGGTGGATCGACAAGGAGAAGTCGAACGGCAACGAGCTAACGGCAGTGCCCTAACCGATAAACCTTTAGTCGTGTTAGTGGATGGAGGATCGGCAAGTGCTAGCGAAATTCTCTCTGGTGCTTTACAAGATAACAAGCGTGCCATTGTAGTGGGAACCAAGACTTTTGGGAAAGGGCTGGTTCAATCGGTACGCGGATTGGGAGACGGTTCGGGATTAGCTGTAACGATCGCCAAATATTTAACCCCAAGTGGTCGGGATATTAACAAACACGGCATCGATCCCAACGTCGTGCATGAGTTGTCAGACCAACAGCGCAAAACCCTACAGAAGGATCGCACTCAAATTGGAACGTTTAACGATCCTCAATTTGTCAAGGCATTTGACGTTCTCAAGCAAGAGATTGCCAAAAAAACGCCAGCTCCTCAAGCGACTAATCAATCAAGCAATTAG
- a CDS encoding ABC transporter ATP-binding protein, giving the protein MPIETQHLAGGYDTKPVVRDINLALRTGEWLSLVGANGSGKSTFLKLLCRILNPTGGIVLLDGKAVRDLPPNVVAQKMAILPQQPTIPVGLSVYQLVSLGRTPHQPWWRWELDAQDRQKVDEAIAQTRLEDYRDRPVTHLSGGERQRAFLALALAQDPKVLLLDEPTTYLDINYQLQLLELLKRLNEEQKLTIITVLHDINLAARYSDRLALLKGGSLYTVGKPAEVLIPETIAQVFGVRVAVIKTPVGLQICPLAPVGS; this is encoded by the coding sequence ATGCCAATAGAAACTCAACATCTTGCGGGTGGATACGATACCAAGCCAGTCGTTCGCGACATCAATCTCGCACTACGAACGGGTGAATGGCTGAGCTTGGTAGGAGCCAATGGTTCTGGAAAATCGACTTTTCTGAAACTTCTCTGCCGCATCCTCAACCCGACAGGAGGCATCGTTCTTTTGGATGGAAAAGCTGTACGCGATTTACCTCCTAACGTTGTCGCCCAAAAAATGGCAATTCTACCGCAACAGCCAACGATTCCTGTGGGGTTAAGCGTCTATCAATTGGTGAGTTTGGGGAGAACGCCCCATCAACCTTGGTGGCGATGGGAATTAGATGCCCAGGATCGACAAAAAGTGGACGAAGCGATCGCGCAAACCCGACTCGAAGACTATCGCGATCGCCCGGTAACTCATTTATCGGGTGGCGAAAGGCAAAGAGCCTTTCTTGCTCTAGCACTCGCCCAAGATCCCAAAGTTTTACTGCTCGACGAGCCGACCACCTATTTAGATATTAATTATCAATTGCAGTTGCTCGAACTACTAAAGCGACTTAACGAGGAGCAAAAACTGACAATTATTACCGTCTTGCACGATATCAATTTAGCGGCACGCTACAGCGATCGCTTGGCCTTGCTAAAAGGGGGCAGCCTTTACACCGTCGGCAAGCCAGCAGAGGTTTTAATTCCAGAGACAATCGCTCAAGTTTTTGGCGTTCGCGTCGCAGTCATCAAAACGCCCGTCGGACTCCAGATTTGTCCCCTGGCTCCCGTCGGTTCGTAA
- a CDS encoding response regulator yields MNPAIIDQFPAENGRNQQNVSPIKLLEQISSSQANGYLRISHNSVEWQIYFNLGKLIYATHSLDPFERLERHLRRLSDEIPTLTSAVRTQARVNFESESPSNPNICPDYLAICWLVEQEHLKPEQAAELLKNITQEVFESYLLLQEGAYQFISNNEKYPKFCRFEVQPFVEECQQRLSCWQAMSSAISSPEQRPYFVSLAHAQQKLPPDKGEKLSKLLKGFSFRQLAVLTKKDELRLAQGLYPLIKDKFVVLRDPQPPFDRLPKIPTLDSASIFVSEPTIVKPTQETSAKNTLSNITLAGLPQVTGVQKTYKVICIDDSPTILKEINRFLENYDLEVHAINDSGKALREIIRIKPDMILMDVGMPGIDGYKLCRLIRNHSLFQNTPIVMVTGNTGLIDRAKARIAGATDYMTKPFTQAELVKMVFRYLT; encoded by the coding sequence ATGAACCCCGCAATAATTGACCAATTTCCGGCTGAAAACGGTCGAAACCAGCAAAATGTTTCTCCTATCAAATTATTAGAACAGATATCTAGCTCTCAAGCTAATGGATATTTACGAATCTCTCACAATTCAGTAGAGTGGCAGATTTATTTCAATCTGGGAAAATTAATCTACGCTACCCATTCCCTCGACCCTTTCGAGCGCTTAGAACGTCATTTACGTCGTTTGAGCGACGAAATTCCTACGCTGACTAGCGCCGTTCGCACCCAAGCCAGAGTGAACTTTGAATCTGAATCGCCAAGCAATCCCAATATCTGCCCGGATTATTTAGCGATCTGTTGGCTAGTCGAGCAAGAGCATCTCAAACCAGAACAGGCAGCCGAGTTGCTTAAAAATATCACTCAAGAAGTGTTTGAGTCCTACTTATTATTACAAGAGGGCGCTTATCAATTCATCTCTAATAATGAAAAGTACCCTAAGTTTTGCCGTTTTGAAGTACAGCCTTTTGTTGAAGAATGTCAGCAAAGGTTAAGCTGTTGGCAAGCTATGAGTTCTGCGATCTCGTCGCCAGAACAGCGTCCCTATTTTGTCAGCCTAGCTCACGCTCAACAGAAACTTCCCCCCGACAAAGGCGAGAAACTCAGCAAGCTTTTGAAAGGCTTTAGTTTTCGTCAGCTTGCCGTTTTGACTAAAAAAGACGAGCTAAGATTGGCGCAAGGGCTTTATCCTTTGATTAAAGATAAATTCGTTGTCTTGCGCGATCCTCAGCCTCCTTTCGATCGCCTGCCCAAAATTCCGACTCTTGATAGTGCATCAATTTTTGTTTCCGAGCCGACGATTGTCAAGCCAACTCAGGAAACTTCCGCTAAGAACACGCTCTCTAATATTACGTTAGCTGGCTTGCCCCAAGTAACAGGAGTGCAAAAAACCTATAAAGTTATTTGCATTGATGATAGCCCGACTATTTTGAAAGAAATTAACCGCTTTTTAGAAAATTACGATCTCGAAGTTCATGCAATTAACGATTCCGGTAAAGCGCTCAGAGAAATTATCCGCATTAAACCCGATATGATTTTGATGGACGTTGGCATGCCAGGGATCGATGGCTATAAACTTTGTCGCCTGATCAGAAATCATTCCCTGTTTCAGAATACGCCAATCGTCATGGTAACAGGCAATACAGGTTTGATCGATCGCGCTAAAGCGAGAATTGCAGGAGCGACAGATTATATGACTAAACCATTTACTCAAGCAGAGTTAGTCAAAATGGTTTTTAGATATTTAACATAA
- a CDS encoding DNA-directed RNA polymerase subunit gamma, giving the protein MRTQVEQRFDYVKIGLASPERIRQWGERTLPNGVVVGEVTKPETINYRTLKPEMDGLFCERIFGPSKDWECWCGKYKRVRHRGIVCERCGVEVTESRVRRHRMGFIKLAAPVTHVWYLKGIPSYLSILLDMPLRDVEQIVYFNAYVVLNPGNAANLTYKQLLTEDQWLEIEEQIYAEDSELYNIEVGIGAEAIQRLLQEINLEEVAEKLREEIIESKGQKRAKLIKRLRVIDNFIATGSKPEWMVLSVIPVIPPDLRPMVQLDGGRFATSDLNDLYRRVINRNNRLSRLQEILAPEIIVRNEKRMLQEAVDALIDNGRRGRTVVGANNRALKSLSDIIEGKQGRFRQNLLGKRVDYSGRSVIVVGPKLKIYQCGLPREMAIELFQPFVIHRLIKLGMVNNIKAAKKLIQRGDPSVWNVLEEVITGHPVLLNRAPTLHRLGIQAFEPILVEGRAIQLHPLVCPAFNADFDGDQMAVHVPLSLESQSEARLLMLACHNILSPATGRPIVAPSQDMVLGCYYLTAENPKAQKGAERHFASLDDALKAYDQGYVDLHAYIWVRHNDEVETEEPDTEVLKIEKLDDGSVIKHYRERKVRESADGQMLSQFIRTTPGRIIYNKTIQDALAV; this is encoded by the coding sequence ATGAGAACTCAAGTAGAACAACGGTTTGACTACGTTAAGATTGGGTTGGCTTCTCCAGAGCGGATTCGTCAGTGGGGAGAAAGAACGTTACCCAATGGCGTAGTCGTCGGAGAAGTTACTAAACCCGAAACTATCAACTATCGAACCCTAAAACCCGAAATGGACGGGCTTTTTTGCGAGCGCATTTTTGGTCCGTCCAAAGACTGGGAGTGTTGGTGCGGTAAGTACAAGCGAGTGCGTCACCGGGGTATCGTTTGCGAACGCTGTGGGGTAGAAGTTACCGAATCCCGCGTCCGCCGTCACCGCATGGGTTTTATCAAGCTAGCGGCTCCAGTAACTCACGTATGGTATCTTAAAGGCATTCCCAGCTATCTCAGCATCCTGCTGGATATGCCCTTGAGAGATGTAGAGCAGATTGTCTATTTCAATGCCTATGTCGTTCTCAACCCCGGCAATGCAGCTAACCTCACCTACAAGCAACTGCTCACGGAAGATCAATGGCTAGAGATTGAAGAGCAAATCTATGCCGAAGACTCCGAACTCTACAATATCGAAGTCGGTATTGGTGCTGAGGCAATTCAACGCCTACTCCAAGAAATAAATTTAGAAGAGGTCGCCGAAAAACTGCGCGAAGAAATCATCGAGAGCAAAGGACAAAAACGGGCGAAGCTCATCAAACGCTTGAGGGTGATCGACAACTTTATCGCCACCGGCTCTAAACCGGAATGGATGGTGCTGAGCGTGATTCCCGTAATTCCGCCCGACCTGCGTCCGATGGTGCAACTCGATGGCGGTCGCTTTGCCACCTCCGACCTCAATGACCTTTATCGACGGGTGATTAACCGAAACAACCGCCTCTCGCGCTTGCAAGAAATCCTCGCGCCAGAAATTATCGTCCGCAACGAGAAGCGGATGCTACAGGAAGCGGTTGACGCTCTTATAGACAACGGACGGCGCGGTCGTACCGTAGTAGGGGCAAACAATCGCGCCCTCAAATCGCTCTCGGACATTATCGAAGGAAAGCAGGGTCGTTTCCGCCAAAACCTACTCGGAAAGCGGGTTGACTACTCCGGTCGCTCCGTGATCGTCGTCGGTCCCAAACTGAAAATTTATCAGTGCGGTTTGCCTCGCGAAATGGCGATCGAACTTTTTCAACCCTTCGTGATTCATCGCCTCATCAAGCTGGGAATGGTCAACAATATCAAGGCGGCGAAGAAGCTGATTCAACGAGGCGATCCCAGCGTCTGGAACGTTTTGGAAGAAGTGATTACGGGACACCCAGTTTTACTCAACCGCGCCCCAACCCTTCACCGCTTGGGGATTCAGGCATTTGAACCGATTTTGGTAGAAGGTCGTGCCATTCAATTACATCCGTTGGTCTGTCCTGCTTTTAACGCTGACTTTGACGGCGACCAAATGGCGGTTCACGTTCCTCTGTCTCTGGAATCTCAATCTGAGGCACGCCTACTGATGCTGGCTTGTCATAACATTCTCTCTCCAGCAACGGGTCGTCCTATCGTCGCTCCCTCACAGGATATGGTGTTGGGATGCTACTATCTGACGGCGGAAAATCCTAAGGCTCAAAAAGGCGCAGAACGGCATTTTGCTAGCCTCGACGATGCTTTAAAAGCTTACGACCAAGGATATGTAGACCTGCACGCTTATATTTGGGTACGCCATAACGATGAAGTAGAGACGGAAGAACCGGATACAGAAGTTCTCAAGATAGAAAAACTCGATGATGGCAGCGTCATCAAACACTATCGAGAGCGCAAGGTCAGAGAAAGCGCTGACGGACAAATGCTCTCTCAATTTATTCGCACTACGCCGGGTCGGATTATCTATAACAAGACTATCCAGGATGCGCTGGCAGTCTAA
- a CDS encoding TolB family protein: protein MKRPVLVLIVVLTSLLSSCTGYPRFLNFPFDPGGRSLNSPNSELSPQVNAPYIVFVSDRNGSQDVYLFDARRRQLIDLPGLNSLDEIASHPAISEDGRYIVFAGSRQGRADIYLYDRETQQKRNLTENLPAEVRNPTISTDGSRIAFEVAKNGQWDILVCDRNGQPLNIPGNAR from the coding sequence GTGAAGCGCCCTGTCTTAGTTTTAATTGTTGTTCTGACGAGTTTGTTAAGCAGTTGTACTGGCTATCCCCGCTTCCTTAACTTTCCCTTCGATCCGGGGGGACGAAGTTTGAATAGCCCCAACTCGGAATTATCTCCTCAAGTGAATGCACCGTATATTGTTTTTGTGTCGGATCGCAATGGTTCCCAAGATGTCTATCTGTTTGACGCTCGCAGACGGCAACTCATCGATTTGCCGGGACTCAATTCCCTCGATGAGATTGCCTCTCATCCTGCAATTTCTGAAGACGGTCGCTATATTGTTTTTGCAGGAAGCCGTCAGGGACGAGCGGATATTTATCTCTACGATCGCGAAACGCAGCAAAAGCGAAATTTAACGGAAAATTTGCCAGCAGAAGTGAGAAATCCAACCATTAGTACCGATGGTTCCCGGATTGCCTTTGAAGTCGCTAAAAACGGTCAGTGGGATATTTTAGTTTGCGATCGCAACGGACAGCCGCTCAATATTCCCGGCAATGCCAGATAA
- a CDS encoding TolB family protein codes for MTWGAAGILIGLLASCGIAPRQVGPATLNSRYNDEQPALSGDGRWLAFVSNRNGSNQIVLYNLQEKRYDNPSGLNRSDVVAESPSLSRTARYIVYIASLQGRPDIVLYDRITRRSELVTQGYRSWVRNPQISPDGRYIVFETSRRGQWDIEVLDRGPLIELDIPDGTPVENPQKNLPT; via the coding sequence ATTACCTGGGGAGCGGCAGGGATTCTGATTGGCTTGCTGGCATCTTGCGGCATCGCTCCTCGTCAAGTGGGTCCAGCTACTCTCAATAGTCGTTATAATGACGAGCAGCCAGCGTTAAGCGGGGATGGTCGCTGGCTGGCTTTTGTTTCCAATCGCAATGGAAGCAATCAAATTGTACTCTACAATCTCCAAGAGAAGCGATATGACAATCCTTCAGGACTCAACCGCAGCGATGTTGTTGCTGAAAGTCCCAGTCTGAGCCGTACTGCTCGCTATATCGTTTATATTGCCAGCCTTCAGGGACGACCAGATATCGTTCTATACGACCGAATAACCAGGCGTTCGGAATTGGTAACTCAAGGGTATCGCAGTTGGGTGAGAAATCCCCAAATTAGTCCAGACGGTCGCTATATTGTGTTTGAAACCTCTCGTCGAGGACAATGGGATATCGAAGTGCTCGATCGCGGTCCTTTAATCGAGTTAGATATTCCAGATGGCACTCCAGTAGAGAACCCTCAAAAAAATCTACCAACGTGA
- a CDS encoding Ycf66 family protein: protein MVNFGLNSAAILGIFLAVAGVGLYFVRSIRPELSRDYDIFFAAVGLLCGLILLFNGWRLDPILQFGQFLLTGTAIFFAVEAVRLRGATVEQAKRNTPIVEKRPVSKTRVYTEAELDRLEPYEEEDYSEGKRRSLRGSEEARSSRTSSYETEEPRSQRSRRSSERYDEYREASRKRRPRPTAEPTSSHYDVWEDTQENWEEKPQATRPRRPRRESDVSQSYSAPPRKRRPRPSDLGGTPYEDTESIPTDYVDYQPIDESERERPDWERESAQSRSEREPERELRNTSEGIRNSRGTDLGESYSDEEVENRDNPMRFDY, encoded by the coding sequence ATGGTTAATTTTGGGCTGAACTCAGCCGCTATATTGGGAATTTTTCTGGCAGTCGCTGGAGTAGGACTTTATTTCGTGCGCTCCATTCGTCCAGAACTGTCGAGAGACTATGATATCTTTTTTGCTGCTGTCGGCTTGTTGTGCGGTCTGATTTTATTATTCAATGGATGGCGGCTCGATCCCATTCTCCAATTCGGTCAGTTTCTCCTAACGGGAACGGCAATCTTTTTTGCGGTAGAGGCAGTGCGCTTGCGCGGCGCGACGGTAGAGCAAGCCAAACGCAATACGCCAATTGTCGAAAAGCGTCCGGTTAGTAAAACTCGCGTCTATACAGAAGCCGAGTTAGATCGTCTAGAACCTTACGAGGAAGAAGATTATTCCGAAGGTAAGCGCCGCAGCTTAAGAGGTTCTGAAGAGGCTCGCTCTAGCCGCACTTCGAGCTACGAAACCGAAGAACCCCGCTCTCAAAGAAGCCGCCGCTCGTCTGAACGCTACGACGAATACAGAGAAGCTTCCCGCAAGCGTCGCCCTCGTCCGACTGCCGAACCGACAAGCAGTCATTACGACGTTTGGGAAGATACGCAAGAGAATTGGGAAGAAAAACCCCAAGCCACTCGTCCTCGCCGTCCTCGTCGAGAAAGTGATGTTTCCCAAAGCTATTCCGCGCCTCCGAGAAAACGTCGTCCGCGTCCTTCGGATCTAGGCGGAACTCCCTATGAAGATACGGAATCCATTCCTACAGATTATGTGGATTATCAACCCATAGACGAGTCAGAACGAGAGCGTCCCGATTGGGAGCGGGAGTCTGCTCAATCTAGATCGGAGAGAGAGCCAGAGCGCGAGCTGCGTAATACTTCTGAGGGGATTCGCAACTCTCGCGGCACCGACCTAGGCGAATCCTACTCCGACGAAGAAGTAGAAAATCGCGATAATCCCATGCGATTCGATTACTGA